The following are from one region of the Chloracidobacterium sp. genome:
- a CDS encoding VWA domain-containing protein, which yields MRIRASTVLTVIIIITLVGFTRAQEKLNVSSIPACDGSNSRVTIHTGLRGVVTKDYVTNLTVDKFRLSGDEGEYAIKCFSQPDQPLVVGLIIDYSSSSKKESIEQGLKAIARFIEISNEKNVYFAVGFSGSPFLLLAPTEDRKQVGSVLVKAASERTRGKTAFNDGIDFALRNIPPNKEMRRVFIVLSDGAENFSKNSNRNELKSRLIDANVALFVLSPDQEPGSFYSGDFEVASKVHSLVAGTGGWYAKFYDETGIDRLLVRLGRMLRSQYTIGIDPALPTRKWRPFKLEVKLPDNFEQITLVGLESFYF from the coding sequence TCTCGTCGGGTTCACTCGTGCTCAGGAGAAATTGAATGTAAGTTCGATCCCAGCATGCGACGGCAGCAATTCAAGGGTTACGATACACACTGGATTGCGAGGGGTCGTTACTAAAGACTATGTCACAAATCTAACGGTTGATAAGTTTCGACTCTCAGGAGACGAAGGTGAATATGCAATCAAGTGTTTCTCGCAACCGGATCAACCGCTCGTAGTTGGTCTGATAATTGACTATTCAAGTTCTTCGAAAAAAGAGAGCATCGAACAAGGCCTGAAGGCAATTGCTCGCTTTATCGAAATCAGCAACGAGAAGAACGTCTATTTTGCAGTTGGTTTTTCAGGAAGCCCATTTTTGCTGCTGGCGCCAACTGAGGACCGCAAACAAGTCGGTTCTGTGCTTGTCAAGGCAGCTTCCGAGAGGACCAGAGGCAAGACAGCTTTTAATGACGGCATTGATTTTGCGTTACGGAATATACCGCCGAACAAGGAAATGCGCCGGGTCTTTATTGTATTGTCGGACGGTGCCGAGAATTTTTCGAAAAATAGCAACCGTAATGAACTCAAGAGCAGATTGATAGATGCAAATGTTGCCCTGTTCGTGCTCTCACCTGACCAGGAACCAGGCAGTTTTTATTCTGGTGACTTTGAAGTAGCGTCGAAGGTTCATTCGCTTGTTGCTGGTACTGGCGGATGGTATGCAAAGTTCTACGATGAGACCGGAATCGATCGATTATTGGTTCGATTGGGAAGGATGTTACGGAGTCAGTACACAATAGGAATTGACCCTGCGTTGCCGACTCGCAAATGGCGACCGTTTAAGCTCGAGGTCAAGCTGCCCGATAATTTCGAGCAGATCACGCTGGTCGGATTGGAGAGTTTTTACTTCTAA
- a CDS encoding Hsp20/alpha crystallin family protein: MAKAFNRHFQFLGSSKGAKPSGRLWFPAADVYETAEGWVVKVELAGVAAEDVEIEVNGNVLYIAGCRKDRSCAAGAAYHQMEITYSRFEKTLQFPSSIEGVKLDHMFENGLLIIRLKKA; the protein is encoded by the coding sequence ATGGCGAAAGCATTCAACAGGCATTTCCAGTTTCTCGGCTCGTCAAAAGGGGCGAAGCCGTCGGGACGATTGTGGTTTCCGGCTGCTGACGTTTACGAGACCGCCGAGGGCTGGGTCGTCAAGGTCGAGCTTGCCGGCGTTGCGGCCGAAGATGTCGAGATCGAGGTGAACGGCAATGTCCTGTACATCGCCGGCTGCCGCAAAGACCGCTCGTGCGCGGCCGGAGCCGCGTATCACCAAATGGAGATCACCTATAGCCGTTTCGAGAAGACTCTGCAGTTTCCATCGTCGATCGAGGGCGTAAAGCTTGACCACATGTTCGAGAATGGCTTGTTGATCA